One Microbaculum marinisediminis genomic window, CACATGGGTTTCCGGCCAGACAGTGTCGCAGGTCGGACAGCGCGCAGCGACATAGGGGTCGCCCAGGCAGAAGCCTTCCGGCGAGCTGTCATGCCCCGAGGCGGTGGCAATCGAGGTGACGGTGATGTCGCGAATGCGGATGGCCAACCCGTCGCCGGGGGCCGCGCCCTCGATGCGCACCGGCCGGGTAACTTCGTGCCCGCCGCGAAGGCTCGGCGTGATCATCGGCCCCCAGCATCCAGGTGCGGTGTTGGCGATGATTGTTCCGCCATCCTCAACTGGGCCGAGCATTTCGTCGTCCGGGTCCAGGACGCTGTTGGTAAAGCCATGGACGACGAGGCTCCGCTGCGCCCGATTTGCTAATTTCCCGCCATCAGCCATGTGTGCGACTCCTGTTTCTTGTCGGCTTTGCAGGCGGATCATAGGACGGTTGGCGCGGATGTCATGACCCTATCTTTCTTTTGGCGGGTGCCAGACATTTTCGCTCCGTTTGAGGCTGGTGATGCCCCGCAGGCAGGCTACGACGGGTGCTCAGTTGGGGCCGACAGCGGCATGCCGGGCCGCCCCCTAGGACATCAGGCCGGACAGCCTGTTTCGCACGACCGTGCTGTCGGTCTAGGGCGAACAGGCCGCAGTTCTGCGAGCGTCCAAGCCTTCCGCAGTGTCCCGGCCCGTTCGGTCAGGGGAAAATGGCGGATGGGGTGGGATTCGAACCCACGAGACGGTTGCCCGCCTGCCGGTTTTCAAGACCGGTGCCTTCAACCACTCGGCCACCCATCCGTCGGACGCCGCACCATCGCCGAAGCCGCCGTCGGCTTCAACAGGCTTTGAGACGAACGGGCTTCATTTTTCACGTTCATTCGAGCCTGATCGCTTTCAATTTGCAGTGAAACACGGCACGAACCGGTTGGGACCGACGGGCCGCCATGCCATCCGCGGGCAGCAGGGCCCCATTACGGTCACATTTCGACCGCACTGCGATCCCAAGGTTCACGTCGCAGCGAGCGCCGGTAACAATCGCTTAACCATGCCGCCCATTGTGGCATGGCCTTAACGCCGGTGTAACGTGCGGGGACACACAGTCGCGGTTAAACGGGGGTGTTTGCGTCGACTGTCGAGAACCGGGATCAAATCCGGCGCGGGACGAAGTCCCGCGGACAGGAACGGCGCACCGCGACGGACGGGGTAAGAATGACGGGACGGGGTTCGAGTACGCGTATGACGGCCGCCTTGGGCGCGGCACGGGGCATTGCCGCCCTGTCGCTGGTCGGGCTCGTCGCGGCCTGCAGCTCGCCATCGGGCGGGCCCGACAAGAAATACGGTGTCACCGCCAGCCCGCGCCTCGTGCCGTTCGGCAAGCCGATCCCCGAAGGCGGCGGCTACTACAAGGTCGGCAAGCCCTACAAGGTGGCCGGCCGCTGGTATCGGCCCAAGGAAGACGCCGGCTACGACCAGGTCGGCCTGGCATCGTGGTACGGCCGCGATTTCCATGGCCGCAAAACCGCCAACGGCGAAGTCTTCGACATGGCGGACCTGAGCGCGGCGCATCCGACCTTGCCGCTGCCGACCTATGCCCGTGTCACCAATCTCGAAAACGGCCGCTCGGTCGTCGTCCGCATCAACGACCGCGGCCCGTTCGCCCATAACCGCCTGATCGACGTTTCCAAGCGCACCGCCGAGTTGCTCGATTTCCACAACGACGGCACCGCCAAGGTACGGGTCCAATATGTCGGCATGGCCCCGCTGGAGGGCAATGACGGCCAGTGGTTGACCACCACCGTTCGCCACGATGGCCAGCCGGTCGGCCCGGTCATGCTTGCCGGCCTTTCGGCACCGGCGGCGCAACAGGCGTCGGCCGGACGAGCGATGCAGCCGCCGCCTCCGCCGCCGGGCACATCGGCTCCCTATCCGCAGACGACCGTGGCCTTCTCGCCGTCGACCTATGCCGCCGACGTACCGCCCACGCCCGAACCGGTATCGGCGAGTTTCACCCCTTCCGCCGACGGGCCGGTCCCCAAGGTGCCGGTCGGCACGGGAAAGGTCACCTATCGCTGGGTGCAGGGCTACGCCGAACGAGAGGCAGATGCCGCAGTGGCGCGGGCGTTCTCGATCTTCGACACCGAGCGGGACATCGTCCTGATCTTCACCGGACAGCCGACGAATCCGAGCGACAACCGCACGTTCCGGTAACCGCGCCGCGCCCCATTCGGCCGGTCCTTAAAAGCCCGCATTCTTTACCCGCCCGGAACCGCTTGGTATCAGAGATGGAATCTCGACACCGAGCGATTGCGATATGGCGAATATTGGCGTGATTTTCCGCCGCCTGCCGGCTCCTTCATCACTGCCGCGACTCTGGCGATGCGCCATTCCGGGGCTGGCCCTGGCGGCCGGCCTTTTCGTCGCCCCTGTCGCGCCAGCCATGGCGCAGGCGATCGAGACCGCCGCGCCCCACGCCTACATGATCGACGACCGGACCGGCACGATCGTCCTGTCGAAGGAGTCCGAGGCGGCTCTCGCGCCCGCCAGCATGGCCAAGCTGATGACGCTGGAGATTGTCTTCGAGGCGATCAAGGAAGGCCGGCTGTCGCTGGACGATGAATTCGTGGTGAGCGAGAACGCTTGGCGCAAGGGCGGCGCGCCATCGCGCACCTCCACCATGTTCGCCGGCCTGAATACGAGCATCCGTCTCGAAGACCTGCTGAAGGGCATCATGGTACAGAACGCGAACGACGCCTGCATCGTGATCGCCGAAGGCATGGCGGGCAACGAGCAGGCCTTCGCCGTGCTGATGAACGAGCGCGCGAAACGGCTCGGGCTGTCGGACAGCAATTTCGTCAACGCGACCGGATTGCCCGATCCCGACCAGCCGAAGCAGACCATGTCGATGCGCGATCTGGTGACGCTCGCCCGCCACATCATCACCG contains:
- a CDS encoding D-alanyl-D-alanine carboxypeptidase family protein, with the protein product MANIGVIFRRLPAPSSLPRLWRCAIPGLALAAGLFVAPVAPAMAQAIETAAPHAYMIDDRTGTIVLSKESEAALAPASMAKLMTLEIVFEAIKEGRLSLDDEFVVSENAWRKGGAPSRTSTMFAGLNTSIRLEDLLKGIMVQNANDACIVIAEGMAGNEQAFAVLMNERAKRLGLSDSNFVNATGLPDPDQPKQTMSMRDLVTLARHIITEHPDLYGYFSEPEFTWNNIRQLNKNPIIGKTPGADGLFTGYDEEDGYGMIASADQDGQRMIAAIHGLSSSNERINEMQKLLAWGFRSFEKVTLFQAGEPVGEVGVFGGTDGWVPLAGHEPIQILIPRGAKSKLRARIVYRGPLRAPVEEGQQVGELEVMNDQELISRIPLYATRAVGIGPLYSRALDAAYELMVGLVHSGVEMATKN
- a CDS encoding septal ring lytic transglycosylase RlpA family protein yields the protein MTAALGAARGIAALSLVGLVAACSSPSGGPDKKYGVTASPRLVPFGKPIPEGGGYYKVGKPYKVAGRWYRPKEDAGYDQVGLASWYGRDFHGRKTANGEVFDMADLSAAHPTLPLPTYARVTNLENGRSVVVRINDRGPFAHNRLIDVSKRTAELLDFHNDGTAKVRVQYVGMAPLEGNDGQWLTTTVRHDGQPVGPVMLAGLSAPAAQQASAGRAMQPPPPPPGTSAPYPQTTVAFSPSTYAADVPPTPEPVSASFTPSADGPVPKVPVGTGKVTYRWVQGYAEREADAAVARAFSIFDTERDIVLIFTGQPTNPSDNRTFR